GCGCGACCGCACTGTAGGTCCGTCCCGTCGATGTCCCGCGTTCGTCGATCCGTGCTGGCGGTCGGCGTGCTGCTCGCAGCCGCCGGGTCGGTTCGCGCACACGGCGCCGCGCTCCGCGGTTCGTCCGGGTCGCTGTCCATCCCGACGTGGCTGTTCCTCTCGACGGGCGGGGCGGTCGTCGGCGCCTCGTTCCTCCTGGCGACGTTCGCGACCGACCGGTCGTTCGTCCGCCGGAGTCACGACTGGGGACGGCGCACGCGAGCGGTCCCGCGAGTCCTCCGCGAGTGGGTCGGGCCGCTCGTCGGCCTCGTGGGATTGCTCGCAGTGCTCGCGTTCGGGTTCGGTGCGGCAACCGGCCTCGCGCCCACGGAGCCACGACGGAACCTCGCGGTCCTCGTCGTCTGGGTCGGCTGGTGGGCGGGGTACGTCCTCACCCTCTACCTCGTCGGGAACACGTGGCCGGCGCTCGACCCGTTCCGGACCGTCGCTCGCGTCCTCCCGTCGCTCGACCGCGAGTACCCCGACAGCGTCGGCGCGTGGCCCGCCGTCGCCGGCTTGCTCGCCCTCGTGTTCGTCGAGGTGACACTCCCGCTCGTCGAGGACCCGGTCGTGCTCGCTACCGCCGTTGCCGCGTACGGCGCGCTCACTGTCGGCGGCGCCGTCGTCTACGGCGTCGACGACTGGTTCGAGCGCGCAGACCCGGTGGCGCGCGCGTTCGACCACTACGGTCGCGTCGCCCCGCTCGCCCGCACCGACGACGGCGTCGGCGTCCGCGCGCCCGGCGCGGGACTGGTGTCGATGGCGGACGTCGACGACGGCCCGCTCGCGGACGCCGGCGGCGTCGCGTTCGTCGTCGCGCTCGTGTTCGCGACGACGTACGACGGCTTCGTCGGCACGCCGGCGTGGCGAGCCGTCGCCGAAGCCGTGCACGCGGTCGGCGTCCCCGGCCTCGCGATCTACGCCGGCGCGTACCTCGTGGGGTTCGCGGCGTTCGTCGCCGTCTACCGGTGGGCGGCGCGGGCGAGTCGCCGCACCGGCGATACGTTCGTCGCCGTCGACGAACTCGCACGGCGGTTCGCGCCGCCGCTGCTCGCGATAGCTGCCGGCTACCACCTCGCGCACTACCTCGGGTTCTTCGTCTCGCTCTCGCTCCCGCTCGCGGAGGCACTGCTCGCACCGACGGCCCCACCGTCACCGCGACTACTCGTGCTCCCGTCGTTCGTCGGCGCGATCGCGATCACGGCCGTCCTCGTCGGGCACCTGGTCGCGGTCTGGGTCGCGCACGCCATCGGATTCGAGTTGTTCCCCGAGCGCCTTCAGGCCGTCCGCGCCCAGTACGCGTTCGTCGCCGTCATGATCGCGTACACGACCCTCAGCCTCTGGATCGTCTCCCAACCGACCGTCACCCCACCGTTCCTCTGAACCGATGCCAGTCGACACAAGTATCCCCGACGACGCCGACGCGCACCGCTGCCCGTACTGTTCGCGGCCGTTCGCGGACCCGGCCCGCGTCGACCTCCACGTCGGCCTCAAGCACTACGACGTCTGCGACGACGACGAAGCCGCGGCGTTCGAGGACGCCTACACCGGCGAGAACGAGATGATACGCCTGTACCGCCTGAAGGCCACGGCCGCCATCGTCCTCCTCTACTTCGGGTTCCTGATGGTGTACGCGTTCTTCGCGTGACCGCACGCGACCGCACTCTACGGAGTCGGACGTGGCGCGCTCACATCCCCATGTCCGCGCTCGCCTCGGGGATCGGGAGGTCGTGCTCGCGCACGCCCAGTCGCTCCGCGACGTGATCGAGCGCCATGTCGAACCCGTAGTAGCGCTCCAGCTCGTCGCCGTCCACCGCCGTCCGCACCTTCAGCATCGCGTACCCGTCTCGGTTCTGCGCGACCACCGCCGTCCGGCCGTCGCGCTCGAACGCCAGCACGCGCTCGCTATCGGTCAGCGAGTACCGTGCCGTAATCCCGTTCGCCGACGCTGCCGTCTCCCCGTCCACAGTCGTCTCGTCGCCCGTCGCCTCCGCCGTCGCTCCATCGTCGTCGTCGGTCATACCCACGTCTTCGACCCACGACTACGAAACCCCAGCGGTCCCGCACCGCCTGCGAGCGACCGACGCCCCCACTACCGGCCGCGAGGCGACCGCAAACCCCACCACCGCCCACCGTGAATCCTGCCCCATGACGAAGTACGTCCAGAGCGGGATGCGTCGCGACGTGCTCGCACTCCTCGCCGCCGACCCACGCCGCGGTCAACAACTCAAGACCGCACTCGAAGCCCACTACGACGAACACATAGAACCCAAGACGTTCTACGGCGCCCTCGACGCCCTCGCCGACGCCGGCCACGTCACCACCGAAACCGAAGGCGTCCACGACGTCTACCGACTCACGCCCGGCGGCCGACGAATGCTCGAAGAACACGCCCGCTGGCTCCACGACACCGTCGAGCCCGACGACTAACAGACCACGCGCAGAACCAGACGAACCGGCGGCCTTGCGGCCGCCGGACGCTTGCTGAGTCAATTCACCATCGCACAGCCCCGCACGGAACCGGCGGCCTGGCGGCCGCCGGACGCTCGCGCAGTCAGTTCACCATCGCACAGCCCCGCACGGAACCGGCGGCCTGGCGGCCGCCGGACGCTTGCTGAGTCAATTCAATCCGCGTCCGCTGGCACTTCCAGATACTCGCACTTGTCGGACTCGGCGTCGAAGCAGTCCGGGCATTCGCCGCGGCGGTCGATGATCGTGTCGAGGCGTTCTGCGACCGTGTCGTCGATGACGGCCTCCAGCGCCGTCGCCTCCCCGCGGAAGTCCTCGACCTCGAGGACGTTCGCGAGGAACCGCTCGATGATGCAGTACGTCTGGAGCGCGTCCTCCGCCCGCCGGATGCCCTCGTCGGTCAGGCGCGCGCCCTTGTACTTCTCGTGATCGACGAGCTCGCGCTCCTCTAGCTTCCCGATCATCTCGTTCACGCTCGCGGGCGACACCTCCAGCATGTCCGCGAGCGTCCCGGTCGCCGCCGGCCCGTCCTCGAGGCGCTGGGCCAGATAGATCGCCTTCAGGTACTGTTCTGCGGTGTTCATTCGTGCGCCTCCATCAGGTCCGTGACCTCTTCCACGCCTTCCGCTTCCTCCTCGCGGATTGCCGCGAGCACCTCCAGGACGCGCTCGCGATCGATACTGAACTCCGTGTCGCTCGCCTCGATCGCCTCGATCAGGTCGTCGTAGAACTTGTACGCCGTCTCCTCGTTACAGAGCTGGTCGTAGAGCAAGTCGTCGAAGTCCTCGGGCGCGGTCTGGGCGTACTTCGCCTCGACGAGCGCGTTGATCTCCTCGTACGCGACCGTCTCCGCGTTCAGATCCGCGACGAGTGCCTCCAGGCGGTCGCGGTGGTCCGCGGACTCCACGGCGGCGTCCTCCAGGAGCGCCTCGACCGCCGGATCGCGCTCCCCGGCGTCGAAGGACTCCAGGTGATGATACGCGCGCGACTCGACGACCTCCTCCAGCACCACGCCGATCTGGAGGAGACGCGCGAGCTGGTGGTCGTCGGTGACGCGCTGTCCCAAACTCATAGAGACA
Above is a genomic segment from Halorubellus sp. JP-L1 containing:
- a CDS encoding C2H2-type zinc finger protein, with translation MPVDTSIPDDADAHRCPYCSRPFADPARVDLHVGLKHYDVCDDDEAAAFEDAYTGENEMIRLYRLKATAAIVLLYFGFLMVYAFFA
- a CDS encoding PadR family transcriptional regulator → MTKYVQSGMRRDVLALLAADPRRGQQLKTALEAHYDEHIEPKTFYGALDALADAGHVTTETEGVHDVYRLTPGGRRMLEEHARWLHDTVEPDD
- a CDS encoding metal-dependent transcriptional regulator; amino-acid sequence: MNTAEQYLKAIYLAQRLEDGPAATGTLADMLEVSPASVNEMIGKLEERELVDHEKYKGARLTDEGIRRAEDALQTYCIIERFLANVLEVEDFRGEATALEAVIDDTVAERLDTIIDRRGECPDCFDAESDKCEYLEVPADAD
- a CDS encoding ferritin-like domain-containing protein, yielding MSLGQRVTDDHQLARLLQIGVVLEEVVESRAYHHLESFDAGERDPAVEALLEDAAVESADHRDRLEALVADLNAETVAYEEINALVEAKYAQTAPEDFDDLLYDQLCNEETAYKFYDDLIEAIEASDTEFSIDRERVLEVLAAIREEEAEGVEEVTDLMEAHE